The Pseudomonas sp. R4-35-07 nucleotide sequence CACCGCCGGTCGGAGCTTGGACTCCATCGCATGCTCGGCCATGACCTGGACTCACTGTTCCAGTGAGGTGGCGGTGATCAAGACGGGGTAGTGCTCGATCTGCAAGCGGGTGGCGATGTCGTTACCGTTGACCGGCAGGATGGTGATGCCCGGCGCGGCGGCTCGAATCCGGGACAAAGCTTCGGTATCGGTTACTTCAACCGCTAGACCGGCTGCGCCCATTTCCTGCAGTTCAGGCGCGCGTTGACGCAACCAAGCCAGTGAGTGGGTATCCTCACCCACCAGGAAAAATGGCCGTAAGCCTGGCATGTTTAGGGCGCGAGACGTGATTTGGCCGGGGCTCAAGTGAGCGCTGCGAACGGGTAATATCCAGGTTTCATCGGCAAACGTGGATAAGTCCGCATGCATGGCGCGACCAGGCTGGAGATTGTTGTTCATGGGCGGCCTGGCAACTTGAAAATGGGGACGGTTGAAGCCGCCAAACTGGTCCTCTGCAACGGATTGTTTCGACTGGGCGAAAGCAGCCAAGAGCAGGGAGAAGTAATAGGTAATAGGAATTCGTTTCATGGTGGTGTGCCTTGTTCAGCGGAAGCTTGTAGCCGTGCGAGTTGCCGGGAGAATCCATCGCGGTAACGCGCTGCGGGTAAACCTCCCCTAGGGCGGTGATAACGCCCAGCGGCTGAAACCCAATCACCGGTGACCGCGTGATGCTCTTGCAGCAGGGCGGCAGTCACAGCCAGATTGCGGTAGGGTTCGAGAGCTTCGCAGGGACTGGAAAAACGTTGTCCGTGATAACCCAGGTTGGTTTGCCCAAGTCCGGCGTCGACCCGTTTAGCGTCATATTGTTTGAGCGCCTGGAGCAAGGCGTGACATGCGGCCTGGCGAGTGGCGAAACGGTAGGGTGTTCCGGCTATATTTAGGGTCCACGGCCACGGCAGCAGTCGACCACGGACGCGAATACCGCTCTCCTGTAAGGCAATCGCGAACAACACCGTAGACGGGATGTCGGCATCATGCGCCGCCAGTTGATAAGCCGGAGGCGGAAGTTCGTCAGCCCGAACCGCGTGCACTGCCAGTTGGAGCGCAATAGCAATCAATCGAGACTTTGCCATTGTCCATTCACCTGTTGAAATGTGACGGGT carries:
- a CDS encoding integrating conjugative element protein, translating into MKRIPITYYFSLLLAAFAQSKQSVAEDQFGGFNRPHFQVARPPMNNNLQPGRAMHADLSTFADETWILPVRSAHLSPGQITSRALNMPGLRPFFLVGEDTHSLAWLRQRAPELQEMGAAGLAVEVTDTEALSRIRAAAPGITILPVNGNDIATRLQIEHYPVLITATSLEQ
- a CDS encoding lytic transglycosylase — encoded protein: MAKSRLIAIALQLAVHAVRADELPPPAYQLAAHDADIPSTVLFAIALQESGIRVRGRLLPWPWTLNIAGTPYRFATRQAACHALLQALKQYDAKRVDAGLGQTNLGYHGQRFSSPCEALEPYRNLAVTAALLQEHHAVTGDWVSAAGRYHRPRGGLPAARYRDGFSRQLARLQASAEQGTPP